The sequence CCAATAACTGCAACGATTGCGAATGGGATCGCAAAATAAGTGAGCCACCAGCCGACAGCAAGCGAGAGAAACACGAAGGCAAGAGAAGCTCCAAGGATCAGTGGCCACCAACTCCATGGGCTGAAAAACCCGACTTCACCAGAGTCGTCTGAGATTTCAGCATCTAGGCGATCTTCTGGAAGCAAAGCCGAGCGCTTATCGGCAGCGTATAGGTAGTAAGCGATGAATAAACATAACGGAACCAATAATCCAATGACGATTGTGCCAATTGGCTCGGTGTAGCCCCAATAAATATTGGAGAGCAGAACATACCCGACCGCTGTCAGTGTGAAGAAAACGGCCAAGACAATTAGCATGCCAATGTTTGATTTCACTTAACTAATCCCTCCTTGACGTAGGCATCCTTTGCCTCTTGAGCCGCGTACTCGGGATGGTTCATGTCAAACGCAGGAGACTCGGAGCGAATTCTTGGAATGGAGTGGAAGTTGTGCCTTGGAAAAGGCGATTCCGTGGCCCACTCTAGCGAGCGGCCGTAACCCCAAGGGTCCTTGAGCCCAAC is a genomic window of Candidatus Aquiluna sp. UB-MaderosW2red containing:
- a CDS encoding cytochrome c oxidase subunit 4 — protein: MKSNIGMLIVLAVFFTLTAVGYVLLSNIYWGYTEPIGTIVIGLLVPLCLFIAYYLYAADKRSALLPEDRLDAEISDDSGEVGFFSPWSWWPLILGASLAFVFLSLAVGWWLTYFAIPFAIVAVIGFVFEYSRGAHARS